From the genome of Deinococcus sp. JMULE3, one region includes:
- the tyrS gene encoding tyrosine--tRNA ligase, with amino-acid sequence MQEPAPIRWNLPVDEQIDLLRRGVVDLVSEDDLRRKLAKGAPLRVKLGADPTRPDLHLGHAVILRKMRQFQDLGHKVIMLIGDFTAMIGDPSGKSKTRPPLTLEQTRENAKSYLEQCRLILRQEPEVLEVRFNGEWLEPMGYADVIRLASRYTVARIMERDDFRKRFEGGVPIAVHELLYPLTQGYDSVALEADVELGGTDQLFNNLVGRALQRDYGQESQVVMTLPLLVGLDGTEKMSKSLDNYIGLTDEPHEMFAKLMKVPDPLLDNYFTLLTDLPRPRIEELLAGHPVAAHRELAREVVAWFHPDADLDAAEARFRSVAKGGIPENIPTVTVPAADLDDSLDAGRISMVKLVVLAGLEPSNGAARKLMQNRGLKLNGEAFTDPHGSLTREQLSQEGGAVIQKGKDKFARLVLGS; translated from the coding sequence ATGCAAGAACCCGCCCCCATCCGTTGGAACCTGCCCGTGGACGAGCAGATCGACCTGCTGCGCCGCGGCGTCGTGGATCTGGTGTCCGAGGACGACCTGCGCCGCAAACTGGCCAAAGGCGCGCCGCTGCGCGTGAAGCTGGGCGCCGACCCGACCCGCCCGGACCTGCACCTGGGGCACGCCGTGATCCTGCGCAAGATGCGCCAGTTCCAGGACCTGGGCCACAAGGTGATCATGCTGATCGGTGATTTCACCGCGATGATCGGCGACCCCAGCGGCAAGAGCAAGACCCGCCCCCCGCTGACGCTGGAGCAGACCCGCGAGAACGCGAAAAGCTACCTGGAGCAGTGCCGCCTGATTCTGCGCCAGGAGCCCGAGGTGCTGGAGGTCCGCTTCAACGGCGAGTGGCTGGAACCCATGGGGTACGCCGACGTGATCCGCCTCGCCAGCCGCTACACGGTGGCGCGCATCATGGAACGCGACGACTTCCGCAAGCGCTTCGAGGGCGGCGTGCCCATCGCCGTGCACGAACTGCTGTACCCCCTGACGCAGGGCTACGACAGCGTGGCGCTGGAGGCCGACGTGGAGCTGGGCGGCACCGATCAGCTGTTCAACAACCTGGTGGGCCGCGCGCTGCAGCGGGATTACGGGCAGGAGTCGCAGGTCGTGATGACCCTGCCGCTGCTGGTCGGCCTGGACGGCACCGAGAAGATGTCCAAGAGCCTCGACAACTACATCGGCCTGACCGACGAACCGCACGAGATGTTCGCAAAACTGATGAAGGTGCCCGATCCGCTGCTGGACAACTACTTCACGCTGCTGACCGACCTGCCCCGCCCCCGCATAGAGGAGCTGCTGGCCGGGCACCCGGTCGCCGCGCACCGTGAACTGGCGCGCGAGGTCGTGGCGTGGTTCCATCCGGACGCGGACCTGGACGCCGCCGAGGCCCGCTTCCGCAGCGTCGCGAAGGGCGGCATTCCCGAGAACATCCCGACCGTGACGGTCCCGGCGGCGGATCTGGACGACAGCCTGGATGCCGGGCGGATCAGCATGGTGAAACTGGTGGTGCTGGCGGGCCTGGAGCCCAGCAACGGCGCGGCCCGCAAGCTGATGCAGAACCGGGGCCTGAAGCTGAACGGGGAAGCGTTCACGGACCCGCACGGCAGCCTGACCCGTGAGCAGCTGTCCCAGGAGGGCGGTGCGGTCATCCAGAAGGGCAAGGACAAGTTCGCGCGGCTGGTCCTGGGGTCCTGA
- a CDS encoding MOSC domain-containing protein, which yields MKTIQELRDTFPRPGAVEWLGLRPARRAPVQAVTEVEAHPLVGLVGDHGKLAPPRLTALTGEAGEEARPANAPAIPGGPGRRQVTLIQAEHLPVIAALTGLEAASPEQLRRNIAVRGIPLLALKDRRFQIGEVILEGTGECHPCSRMEETLGEGGYNAVRGHGGLTARVIRGGVIRVGDEVRPLPGAVT from the coding sequence GTGAAGACCATTCAGGAGTTGCGTGACACCTTCCCCCGCCCCGGCGCCGTCGAGTGGCTGGGCCTGCGCCCCGCGCGCCGCGCGCCCGTGCAGGCGGTCACGGAGGTCGAGGCGCACCCGCTGGTGGGATTAGTAGGCGATCACGGCAAGCTCGCCCCGCCGCGCCTGACCGCCCTGACCGGCGAGGCCGGGGAGGAGGCGCGTCCCGCCAACGCGCCAGCGATTCCCGGTGGGCCGGGGCGGCGGCAGGTGACGCTGATCCAGGCCGAGCACCTGCCCGTGATCGCCGCGCTGACCGGGCTGGAGGCCGCGAGCCCGGAGCAGCTGCGGCGCAACATCGCCGTGCGCGGCATTCCCCTGCTGGCCCTGAAGGACCGCCGCTTTCAGATCGGCGAGGTGATCCTGGAAGGCACCGGCGAGTGCCACCCCTGCTCACGCATGGAGGAGACCCTGGGCGAGGGCGGGTACAACGCCGTGCGCGGGCACGGGGGCCTGACCGCCCGCGTGATCCGGGGTGGCGTGATCCGCGTGGGGGACGAGGTGCGCCCCCTCCCGGGCGCCGTGACCTGA
- the pyk gene encoding pyruvate kinase, translating into MKQIDRSTKIVATVGPASRSPEVLSRMIDAGLNVVRMNFSHGDPEDHRQTVQMVRELAAKKGVTIGILQDLQGPKIRVARFKDGSVTLAPGDKFTITMDDVEGDETRVGTTYKDLVRDVQPGMALLLDDGNMALRVDGVRGNDVLTTVVIGGVLKNNKGINVPEADLSVPALSEKDVQDMEFGAELGVDWVALSFVRSRDDLLLARHYMSRFGSRAKLMAKIEKPQAVDRFEDILKEVDGIMVARGDLGVEMRPEQVPTIQKRIIRMCREAGKPVITATQMLESMISLPRPTRAEASDVANAIYDGTDAVMLSAESAAGQYPVESVAMMDRIAREAEASEHYKMLQRSLVIDTELAQDAIASAACSIGEKLDSPAIVTFTSTGGAAGRIAKNRPPLAILALTPNEQTRNQLALSWGVVPVLSEDPRNTDDMVRIANDELRRSGLADVGDRYVITAGVPFGVRGTTNMLRVERLREDLLQP; encoded by the coding sequence ATGAAACAGATTGACCGTTCCACCAAGATCGTGGCCACCGTCGGCCCGGCCAGCCGCTCCCCCGAGGTGCTGAGCCGCATGATCGATGCCGGCCTGAACGTCGTGCGCATGAACTTCAGCCACGGTGACCCCGAGGATCACCGCCAGACCGTGCAGATGGTCCGCGAACTCGCCGCCAAGAAGGGCGTCACCATCGGCATCCTGCAGGACCTGCAGGGTCCGAAGATCCGCGTGGCGCGCTTCAAGGACGGCAGCGTGACCCTCGCCCCCGGCGATAAGTTCACGATCACCATGGACGACGTCGAGGGTGACGAGACCCGCGTGGGCACCACCTACAAGGATCTCGTGCGCGACGTGCAGCCCGGCATGGCCCTGCTGCTCGACGACGGCAACATGGCCCTGCGTGTCGACGGCGTGCGCGGCAACGACGTGCTGACCACCGTCGTGATCGGCGGCGTCCTGAAGAACAACAAGGGCATCAACGTGCCCGAGGCCGACCTGAGCGTGCCTGCGCTGTCCGAGAAGGACGTGCAGGACATGGAGTTCGGCGCGGAACTGGGCGTGGACTGGGTGGCGCTGAGCTTCGTGCGTTCCCGCGACGACCTGCTGCTGGCCCGCCACTACATGTCCCGCTTCGGCAGCCGCGCCAAGCTGATGGCGAAGATCGAGAAGCCGCAGGCCGTGGACCGCTTCGAGGACATCCTCAAGGAAGTGGACGGCATCATGGTGGCGCGCGGTGACCTGGGCGTCGAGATGCGTCCCGAGCAGGTGCCGACCATCCAGAAGCGCATCATCCGCATGTGCCGCGAGGCCGGGAAGCCCGTGATCACCGCCACGCAGATGCTCGAGAGCATGATCAGCCTGCCGCGCCCCACCCGCGCCGAGGCGTCGGACGTGGCGAACGCCATCTACGACGGCACCGACGCCGTGATGCTCTCGGCGGAGTCCGCCGCCGGGCAGTACCCGGTCGAGTCGGTCGCCATGATGGACCGCATCGCCCGCGAGGCGGAGGCCAGCGAGCACTACAAGATGCTGCAGCGGTCCCTGGTGATCGACACGGAACTCGCGCAGGACGCGATCGCGTCGGCGGCGTGCAGCATCGGCGAGAAGCTGGACTCCCCGGCGATCGTGACCTTCACGAGCACGGGCGGCGCGGCGGGCCGCATCGCGAAGAACCGTCCCCCGCTGGCGATCCTGGCTCTGACGCCCAACGAGCAGACCCGCAACCAGCTGGCGCTGTCCTGGGGCGTCGTGCCGGTCCTGAGCGAGGACCCGCGCAACACGGACGACATGGTCCGCATCGCGAACGACGAGCTGCGCCGCAGCGGGCTGGCCGACGTGGGTGACCGCTACGTGATCACGGCCGGCGTGCCGTTCGGTGTGCGTGGCACCACGAACATGCTGCGTGTCGAGCGCCTGCGTGAAGACCTGCTGCAGCCCTGA